A section of the Tamandua tetradactyla isolate mTamTet1 chromosome 4, mTamTet1.pri, whole genome shotgun sequence genome encodes:
- the PROSER1 gene encoding proline and serine-rich protein 1 isoform X5, with protein MSEKKRCKRVLEQAFKGGCKAPHAMISSCGTIPGNPYPKGKPSRINGIFPGTPLKKDGEDCSNEGKGIAARILGPSKPPPSTYNPHKPVPYPIPPCRPHATIAPSAYNSAGLVPFTSVITPGAPPPPPYTPHPAGAGKGMLFWGVKENEDLSNQSKPTQNQTFPTPTGQLFSPGTANPATPAAAPAAAPAATTAPPAPPARALSHPTAPVPAAALGTNMPSPVIPVLPGQVSAALAPQPPAPNPAATRTPSLPATPTTSALSTAAAPASLFFPGLVPPPGPAPTPAPLTTSAPRVPPAPHETFAPTSATFTSLPFSAASTAASTSNPSSASLSSGFAGLPLPLTSQGASSPASPALAVGSTPTAAGALGVSSPLLSALKGFLTSSDTHLACPSALSSAMTSGLALLSSLTHPRVDSPAQAPTKCCPPQRPPTPGLTALPGPPAPATNPAPTPTAASVQSPLAVPTLSSTTATVSGGSLATPLRGPRPGTLGLPVPAIPTATTVAVRIKAEPTSPTPSAFRGPSHPAGPTHGALGLPGALGRAYAPASGPITLPACLNPSLSGLPSLSSPLNGSNPLSSISLQPHGSATPLAPVFTALPPFTSLTSNFPVAGSPALSPSVSLPGALAATSSPTSVPTPALPPSSTATVLSGLSASGPVSAAPFPLNLSTSVPSLFSVTQGPLPPSNPSYPGFSVSSAPSVTPALPSFPGLQAPCTATPLPAAATTSSPAPVLPGFASAFSSSFNSALVAQAGLSSGLPAASGSVFSGLLSLPGIPGFSQNPSQSSLQEFQRSTAAQPAAFQQVHSTSALESYSAQPDGFPSYPSAPGTPFSLQPGLSQSGWQ; from the exons ATGTCTGAGAAGAAACGGTGCAAGAGAGTTCTTGAACAG GCTTTCAAGGGAGGCTGCAAAGCTCCTCATGCCATGATATCATCTTGTGGAACGATTCCAGGAAATCCATATCCTAAAGGAAAACCTAGTCGCATAAATGGAATTTTCCCA ggaacCCCTTTGAAAAAAGATGGTGAAGACTGTAGCAATGAAGGCAAAGGAATAGCTGCACGGATTCTTGGACCTTCTAAACCA CCTCCTTCCACATACAATCCACATAAGCCTGTTCCTTATCCGATACCGCCCTGCCGGCCTCATGCAACTATTGCACCAA GTGCCTATAACAGCGCAGGGCTGGTGCCCTTCACCAGCGTGATCACCCCAGGTGCACCCCCCCCGCCTCCATACACGCCTCACCCAGCAGGGGCAGGTAAAGGCATGCTATTCTGGGGTGTTAAAG aaaatgaGGACCTTTCCAATCAGTCGAAACCCACACAGAATCAAA CTTTTCCCACCCCGACGGGCCAGCTCTTCTCTCCTGGTACTGCCAACCCAGCAACTCCAGCAGCGGCTCCGGCGGCAGCTCCTGCAGCTACTACTGCCCCTCCTGCGCCCCCTGCCAGGGCCCTCAGCCATCCGACTGCACCAGTGCCTGCTGCCGCACTGGGAACGAACATGCCCAGTCCTGTCATCCCTGTGCTACCAGGGCAGGTCTCAGCTGCACTTGCCCCGCAGCCACCAGCGCCAAATCCAGCAGCCACCAGAACGCCCTCCCTGCCAGCCACTCCTACCACGTCTGCCCTCAGCACGGCAGCCGCtcctgcttctttgttttttcctggCCTGGTTCCACCGCCAGGTCctgctcccaccccagcccctctgACCACCTCTGCACCTAGGGTACCTCCTGCCCCCCATGAAACATTTGCTCCCACCTCTGCTACTTTCACCAGCCTCCCCTTTTCTGCTGCCTCAACTGCTGCGTCTACCAGCAACCCCAGTTCTGCTTCGTTGTCCTCGGGTTTTGCAGGACTACCGTTGCCCTTAACTTCCCAAGGGGCATCCAGCCCAGCTTCTCCTGCACTTGCTGTTGGCTCTACCCCCACTGCTGCTGGTGCCCTTGGCGTGAGCAGTCCTCTTCTGTCTGCCTTGAAAGGCTTCCTGACGTCCAGCGACACCCATTTAGCCTGTCCTTCTGCTCTGTCCTCTGCCATGACGAGTGGGTTGGCCTTGTTGTCTTCCCTCACTCATCCGCGTGTTGACTCTCCAGCACAGGCCCCCACGAAGTGCTGTCCCCCACAGCGCCCCCCCACTCCAGGACTGACTGCACTGCCAGGCCCCCCAGCTCCTGCCACCAACCCAGCACCCACACCCACTGCTGCATCTGTGCAGTCCCCATTGGCTGTGCCTACATTGTCTTCAACCACAGCGACCGTGAGTGGTGGCTCTTTGGCCACCCCCTTGCGGGGCCCCCGCCCAGGCACCTTGGGCTTGCCTGTCCCAGCCATCCCCACTGCCACGACTGTCGCCGTTAGGATCAAAGCCGAGCCCACGAGCCCCACTCCTTCAGCCTTCAGGGGCCCATCCCACCCGGCTGGGCCCACTCATGGCGCCTTGGGGTTGCCAGGGGCCTTGGGTCGCGCCTACGCCCCTGCCTCAGGGCCCATCACTTTACCTGCTTGCCTTAACCCGTCCCTGTCGGGGCTCCCCAGTTTGAGTTCTCCCTTGAATGGCTCCAACCCCCTTTCTtctatttccctccagccacatgGCTCCGCCACCCCCCTTGCACCAGTGTTCACTGCTCTTCCTCCATTCACGTCTTTGACCAGCAATTTCCCTGTAGCTGGCAGCCCTGCTCTCAGCCCCTCAGTGTCTCTTCCAGGGGCCTTGGCAGCCACCTCGTCGCCCACCAGCGTGCCCACGCCAGCCCTTCCCCCCAGTTCCACAGCCACTGTCCTCTCAGGACTGTCTGCCTCCGGGCCAGTGTCGGCAGCACCTTTTCCCCTCAACCTGTCCACGTCTGTCCCCTCACTCTTCTCGGTCACGCAGGGACCGCTGCCGCCCTCGAATCCATCCTATCCCGGCTTCTCCGTCTCCAGTGCCCCCAGTGTCACCCCTGCGCTCCCTTCCTTCCCGGGGCTGCAGGCACCCTGCACTGCCACGCCCCTGCCTGCTGCCGCCACCACCTCGTCCCCTGCTCCTGTCCTCCCAGGGTTCGCATCAGCCTTCAGTTCCAGCTTCAACTCTGCGCTTGTAGCACAAGCCGG TTTATCGTCAGGACTTCCAGCTGCCAGCGGCTCTGTGTTCTCAGGCCTTCTGTCCCTCCCAGGCATCCCTGGCTTTTCACAGAACCCTTCGCAGTCATCTTTGCAGGAATTCCAGCGCAGCACGGCCGCACAGCCCGCGGCATTCCAGCAG GTCCATTCCACCTCGGCTCTGGAAAGCTATTCAGCTCAGCCTGATGGATTTCCTAGTTACCCTTCAGCACCAGGAACACCATTTTCCCTGCAGCCAGGCCTCTCCCAAAGTGGGTGGCAGTGA
- the PROSER1 gene encoding proline and serine-rich protein 1 isoform X6, which yields MSEKKRCKRVLEQGTPLKKDGEDCSNEGKGIAARILGPSKPPPSTYNPHKPVPYPIPPCRPHATIAPSAYNSAGLVPFTSVITPGAPPPPPYTPHPAGAGKGMLFWGVKENEDLSNQSKPTQNQTFPTPTGQLFSPGTANPATPAAAPAAAPAATTAPPAPPARALSHPTAPVPAAALGTNMPSPVIPVLPGQVSAALAPQPPAPNPAATRTPSLPATPTTSALSTAAAPASLFFPGLVPPPGPAPTPAPLTTSAPRVPPAPHETFAPTSATFTSLPFSAASTAASTSNPSSASLSSGFAGLPLPLTSQGASSPASPALAVGSTPTAAGALGVSSPLLSALKGFLTSSDTHLACPSALSSAMTSGLALLSSLTHPRVDSPAQAPTKCCPPQRPPTPGLTALPGPPAPATNPAPTPTAASVQSPLAVPTLSSTTATVSGGSLATPLRGPRPGTLGLPVPAIPTATTVAVRIKAEPTSPTPSAFRGPSHPAGPTHGALGLPGALGRAYAPASGPITLPACLNPSLSGLPSLSSPLNGSNPLSSISLQPHGSATPLAPVFTALPPFTSLTSNFPVAGSPALSPSVSLPGALAATSSPTSVPTPALPPSSTATVLSGLSASGPVSAAPFPLNLSTSVPSLFSVTQGPLPPSNPSYPGFSVSSAPSVTPALPSFPGLQAPCTATPLPAAATTSSPAPVLPGFASAFSSSFNSALVAQAGLSSGLPAASGSVFSGLLSLPGIPGFSQNPSQSSLQEFQRSTAAQPAAFQQVHSTSALESYSAQPDGFPSYPSAPGTPFSLQPGLSQSGWQ from the exons ATGTCTGAGAAGAAACGGTGCAAGAGAGTTCTTGAACAG ggaacCCCTTTGAAAAAAGATGGTGAAGACTGTAGCAATGAAGGCAAAGGAATAGCTGCACGGATTCTTGGACCTTCTAAACCA CCTCCTTCCACATACAATCCACATAAGCCTGTTCCTTATCCGATACCGCCCTGCCGGCCTCATGCAACTATTGCACCAA GTGCCTATAACAGCGCAGGGCTGGTGCCCTTCACCAGCGTGATCACCCCAGGTGCACCCCCCCCGCCTCCATACACGCCTCACCCAGCAGGGGCAGGTAAAGGCATGCTATTCTGGGGTGTTAAAG aaaatgaGGACCTTTCCAATCAGTCGAAACCCACACAGAATCAAA CTTTTCCCACCCCGACGGGCCAGCTCTTCTCTCCTGGTACTGCCAACCCAGCAACTCCAGCAGCGGCTCCGGCGGCAGCTCCTGCAGCTACTACTGCCCCTCCTGCGCCCCCTGCCAGGGCCCTCAGCCATCCGACTGCACCAGTGCCTGCTGCCGCACTGGGAACGAACATGCCCAGTCCTGTCATCCCTGTGCTACCAGGGCAGGTCTCAGCTGCACTTGCCCCGCAGCCACCAGCGCCAAATCCAGCAGCCACCAGAACGCCCTCCCTGCCAGCCACTCCTACCACGTCTGCCCTCAGCACGGCAGCCGCtcctgcttctttgttttttcctggCCTGGTTCCACCGCCAGGTCctgctcccaccccagcccctctgACCACCTCTGCACCTAGGGTACCTCCTGCCCCCCATGAAACATTTGCTCCCACCTCTGCTACTTTCACCAGCCTCCCCTTTTCTGCTGCCTCAACTGCTGCGTCTACCAGCAACCCCAGTTCTGCTTCGTTGTCCTCGGGTTTTGCAGGACTACCGTTGCCCTTAACTTCCCAAGGGGCATCCAGCCCAGCTTCTCCTGCACTTGCTGTTGGCTCTACCCCCACTGCTGCTGGTGCCCTTGGCGTGAGCAGTCCTCTTCTGTCTGCCTTGAAAGGCTTCCTGACGTCCAGCGACACCCATTTAGCCTGTCCTTCTGCTCTGTCCTCTGCCATGACGAGTGGGTTGGCCTTGTTGTCTTCCCTCACTCATCCGCGTGTTGACTCTCCAGCACAGGCCCCCACGAAGTGCTGTCCCCCACAGCGCCCCCCCACTCCAGGACTGACTGCACTGCCAGGCCCCCCAGCTCCTGCCACCAACCCAGCACCCACACCCACTGCTGCATCTGTGCAGTCCCCATTGGCTGTGCCTACATTGTCTTCAACCACAGCGACCGTGAGTGGTGGCTCTTTGGCCACCCCCTTGCGGGGCCCCCGCCCAGGCACCTTGGGCTTGCCTGTCCCAGCCATCCCCACTGCCACGACTGTCGCCGTTAGGATCAAAGCCGAGCCCACGAGCCCCACTCCTTCAGCCTTCAGGGGCCCATCCCACCCGGCTGGGCCCACTCATGGCGCCTTGGGGTTGCCAGGGGCCTTGGGTCGCGCCTACGCCCCTGCCTCAGGGCCCATCACTTTACCTGCTTGCCTTAACCCGTCCCTGTCGGGGCTCCCCAGTTTGAGTTCTCCCTTGAATGGCTCCAACCCCCTTTCTtctatttccctccagccacatgGCTCCGCCACCCCCCTTGCACCAGTGTTCACTGCTCTTCCTCCATTCACGTCTTTGACCAGCAATTTCCCTGTAGCTGGCAGCCCTGCTCTCAGCCCCTCAGTGTCTCTTCCAGGGGCCTTGGCAGCCACCTCGTCGCCCACCAGCGTGCCCACGCCAGCCCTTCCCCCCAGTTCCACAGCCACTGTCCTCTCAGGACTGTCTGCCTCCGGGCCAGTGTCGGCAGCACCTTTTCCCCTCAACCTGTCCACGTCTGTCCCCTCACTCTTCTCGGTCACGCAGGGACCGCTGCCGCCCTCGAATCCATCCTATCCCGGCTTCTCCGTCTCCAGTGCCCCCAGTGTCACCCCTGCGCTCCCTTCCTTCCCGGGGCTGCAGGCACCCTGCACTGCCACGCCCCTGCCTGCTGCCGCCACCACCTCGTCCCCTGCTCCTGTCCTCCCAGGGTTCGCATCAGCCTTCAGTTCCAGCTTCAACTCTGCGCTTGTAGCACAAGCCGG TTTATCGTCAGGACTTCCAGCTGCCAGCGGCTCTGTGTTCTCAGGCCTTCTGTCCCTCCCAGGCATCCCTGGCTTTTCACAGAACCCTTCGCAGTCATCTTTGCAGGAATTCCAGCGCAGCACGGCCGCACAGCCCGCGGCATTCCAGCAG GTCCATTCCACCTCGGCTCTGGAAAGCTATTCAGCTCAGCCTGATGGATTTCCTAGTTACCCTTCAGCACCAGGAACACCATTTTCCCTGCAGCCAGGCCTCTCCCAAAGTGGGTGGCAGTGA